In Aureibaculum algae, the following are encoded in one genomic region:
- a CDS encoding alpha-L-fucosidase: MNIKKSPFILLLALAILSSCGSKTDKKLAEAAAESPKEKFEPNWESIKKNYKDPEWFNQQKFGIFIHWGAYSVPAFGSEWYPRQMYMDTATFTAQLNPEHKGPNATYTHHKKTWGDQKTFGYKDFIPMFKGENFNATEWIDLFKKSGAKYVIPVADHHDGFAMYNAKTTRWNSVNMGPKRDVLGELFKEGRAQGLIMGASSHYAFNWSFYNKKDKFDTTDPEYADLYSAKGKDLKEPVSEEFKQKWWDRTVDLIDNYQPDILWFDFYLDIPDYADMRPKIAAYYYNKGIEWGKEVVINDKNFDHEAFPEGTVIYDLERGKLPGIRKLPWQTDTSIGKNSWSYVTNWQSKTSNQLIDDLVDIVSKNGNLLLNVGPKADGTIPEDQQKILLEIGDWLAINGEAIYDTKYWKVFGEGPTEVKKGHHSEGQNEDFTGQDIRFTQKDNKVYAIMMAWPENNEVLIKSLNPATDKVSSVRMLGSDTNLKWNQSENGLKVTMPATKPCENAFVLELII, from the coding sequence ATGAATATTAAAAAGTCACCGTTTATTTTACTGCTTGCTTTAGCTATTTTATCTTCATGCGGATCAAAAACTGATAAAAAGTTAGCAGAAGCGGCCGCAGAATCTCCGAAAGAAAAATTTGAACCTAATTGGGAGTCCATCAAAAAAAACTATAAAGATCCGGAATGGTTCAACCAACAAAAATTTGGAATTTTTATTCATTGGGGAGCATATTCTGTACCTGCGTTTGGATCTGAATGGTACCCAAGACAAATGTATATGGATACCGCAACATTTACTGCACAACTAAACCCGGAACACAAAGGTCCAAATGCAACATATACACATCATAAAAAAACTTGGGGAGATCAAAAAACTTTTGGTTACAAAGACTTTATACCGATGTTCAAAGGTGAAAATTTTAATGCCACCGAGTGGATAGACTTGTTCAAAAAATCGGGTGCAAAATATGTAATCCCAGTTGCCGATCATCACGATGGTTTTGCGATGTATAATGCTAAAACTACGAGATGGAATTCTGTAAATATGGGTCCAAAAAGAGATGTACTTGGAGAACTGTTTAAAGAAGGAAGAGCGCAAGGCTTAATTATGGGTGCTTCTTCTCATTATGCTTTTAACTGGTCATTTTATAATAAAAAGGATAAATTTGATACTACTGATCCTGAATATGCAGATTTATATTCCGCTAAAGGAAAAGATTTAAAAGAGCCGGTATCTGAAGAATTTAAACAAAAATGGTGGGATAGAACGGTAGATTTAATTGACAACTACCAACCAGACATTTTATGGTTTGATTTCTATCTTGATATTCCCGACTACGCTGATATGCGACCAAAAATTGCAGCTTATTATTATAACAAAGGAATTGAATGGGGTAAAGAAGTAGTTATCAATGATAAGAATTTTGATCATGAAGCTTTTCCAGAAGGAACGGTTATTTACGATTTAGAAAGAGGTAAATTACCCGGAATCAGAAAATTACCTTGGCAAACAGACACTTCTATTGGTAAAAACTCTTGGTCGTATGTTACCAATTGGCAATCAAAAACATCCAACCAATTGATTGATGATTTAGTAGATATCGTTTCAAAAAATGGAAATTTATTATTAAACGTTGGACCAAAGGCTGACGGAACTATTCCTGAAGATCAACAAAAAATATTATTAGAAATTGGAGATTGGCTCGCCATTAACGGAGAAGCAATTTACGACACAAAATATTGGAAAGTATTCGGAGAAGGTCCTACAGAAGTAAAAAAAGGACATCACTCAGAAGGTCAAAATGAAGATTTTACTGGGCAAGATATCCGTTTTACACAAAAAGATAATAAAGTTTATGCTATTATGATGGCTTGGCCAGAGAACAATGAGGTATTAATAAAATCATTGAATCCTGCAACAGATAAAGTCTCTAGTGTACGAATGCTAGGTAGTGATACCAATTTAAAATGGAATCAAAGTGAAAATGGTTTAAAAGTAACCATGCCTGCAACAAAACCTTGTGAAAATGCATTTGTATTAGAGCTAATAATTTAA
- a CDS encoding amidohydrolase family protein translates to MTIDSHQHFWNYEPIKHDWIDDDMSVIRHDFLPSDLRTVYDENNIDGCVAVQADQTLEENDFLLDLASKNDFIKGVVGWADLRAENIDDVLKHYSQFEKLKGFRHVVQGEPDHNFLLRPDFLRGISALDKYNFTYDILVFPHQLGSVLEFVREFPNQKFVIDHIAKPYIKDGFFDGWEVLINEISNHENVQCKLSGMITEADYKTWTPTQIAPYIETVLHAFGSKRIQFGSDWPVCLVAGNYKQVKDLVTDFIANLSSAEQADIMGNNAIKFYNL, encoded by the coding sequence ATGACAATAGATTCGCATCAACATTTCTGGAATTACGAGCCTATAAAACACGACTGGATTGACGATGACATGTCAGTTATCAGACATGATTTTTTACCTTCAGATTTAAGGACGGTTTATGATGAAAATAATATTGATGGTTGTGTTGCAGTTCAAGCCGACCAGACATTAGAGGAAAACGATTTTTTATTGGATTTAGCGTCTAAAAACGATTTTATAAAAGGCGTTGTTGGTTGGGCAGATTTAAGAGCTGAAAATATTGATGATGTTTTGAAACATTATAGTCAATTTGAAAAATTAAAAGGATTTCGTCATGTGGTACAAGGCGAACCAGATCATAATTTTTTGTTGCGACCAGATTTTTTAAGGGGAATTTCAGCTTTAGATAAGTATAATTTCACTTATGACATATTGGTTTTCCCACATCAATTGGGATCTGTTTTAGAATTTGTTAGAGAGTTTCCAAATCAGAAGTTTGTCATCGACCACATTGCAAAACCTTATATAAAGGATGGTTTTTTTGATGGTTGGGAAGTTCTGATTAATGAAATTTCGAATCATGAAAATGTGCAATGTAAACTGTCTGGTATGATTACCGAAGCAGATTACAAAACATGGACACCAACGCAGATTGCACCGTATATAGAAACTGTTTTACATGCTTTTGGAAGCAAAAGAATACAATTCGGTTCCGATTGGCCAGTATGTTTAGTGGCAGGAAATTACAAACAAGTAAAAGATTTAGTAACAGATTTTATAGCTAATCTAAGTTCAGCAGAACAAGCTGATATAATGGGCAATAATGCTATAAAATTTTATAATTTATAA
- a CDS encoding bifunctional 4-hydroxy-2-oxoglutarate aldolase/2-dehydro-3-deoxy-phosphogluconate aldolase, giving the protein MAQFSRIEVASVMQETGMVPLFYNKDIEVSKKVLKACYDGGARLMEFTARGDFAHEVFGELTKYAIAELPGMVMGVGSVTDAAAASRFMSLGANFIVTPVLREDIAIVCNRRKVLWSPGCGTLTEIARAEELGCEVVKLFPGDIYGPNFVKGIKGPQPWTSIMPTGGVSPTKENLKGWFDAGVTCVGMGSQLISKEILAHKDYKKLEQDVKNALEIIKSVRN; this is encoded by the coding sequence ATGGCACAATTTTCAAGAATAGAAGTAGCAAGCGTAATGCAAGAAACCGGAATGGTTCCTTTGTTTTACAATAAAGATATCGAAGTAAGTAAAAAGGTCTTAAAAGCCTGTTATGATGGTGGAGCTCGACTAATGGAGTTCACAGCACGAGGAGATTTTGCTCATGAAGTTTTTGGCGAACTCACCAAATATGCTATTGCCGAATTACCTGGAATGGTAATGGGAGTTGGCTCGGTAACCGATGCAGCAGCAGCTTCACGTTTTATGTCTTTAGGAGCAAACTTTATTGTTACTCCGGTACTTCGCGAAGATATTGCGATTGTTTGTAATCGCAGAAAAGTATTGTGGTCGCCTGGCTGCGGTACCTTAACAGAAATCGCTAGAGCAGAAGAATTAGGCTGTGAAGTGGTAAAATTATTTCCTGGTGATATTTACGGACCAAATTTTGTAAAAGGAATCAAAGGACCACAACCATGGACCAGTATTATGCCTACCGGAGGAGTATCTCCAACAAAAGAAAACTTAAAGGGTTGGTTTGATGCCGGTGTAACTTGTGTTGGTATGGGGTCGCAATTAATCTCCAAAGAAATTTTAGCACATAAAGATTATAAAAAACTAGAGCAAGATGTAAAAAATGCTTTAGAAATTATAAAATCGGTAAGAAATTGA
- the fucP gene encoding L-fucose:H+ symporter permease: protein MSVSKKIPIVSKELLVPFIIITSLFALWGFANDVTNPMVTAFKKVMPELSWTQAYLVQFAFYFGYGCMAIPAALFIKKYTYKKGIILGLSLYAIGAFLFYPAAAFEEYSFFLISLYIITCGLALLETTSNPLILSLGAKETATQRLNLAQSFNPIGSITGMMVAQFVVLSQIKSSNYNAETYATLDAATKASIKTEDLSIISNPYLGIGFVVLLILILIIFTKIPTVQEHTSLTFKESVKKIFSKKTFFPGVIAQMFYVGAQIMCWTAIFQYVQYLNESTNSNINATYMNMLAMGIFLGGRFLGTALLSVFSAPRLLSLFALLAIICCAGAIIIPGLPGLISLVCISLFMSIMFPTIYGIALKDMGDEAKVGSAFLVMAIVGGAIFPLMQGAIIDIGGDNLADTLILGVPEVKFSFIMPMICIAVVGLYGLYAAKVDKKS from the coding sequence ATGAGTGTATCCAAAAAAATTCCAATTGTAAGTAAGGAACTTTTAGTACCTTTTATAATTATAACCTCTCTTTTCGCCTTATGGGGTTTTGCAAATGATGTTACTAATCCAATGGTTACAGCTTTCAAAAAGGTAATGCCTGAATTAAGTTGGACACAAGCATATTTAGTTCAGTTTGCATTTTATTTTGGATATGGTTGTATGGCAATTCCTGCAGCTTTATTTATAAAAAAATACACCTACAAAAAGGGTATAATTCTAGGATTATCGCTTTATGCCATTGGCGCTTTTTTATTTTATCCTGCTGCTGCTTTTGAGGAATATTCATTTTTCTTAATTTCCCTGTATATTATTACTTGTGGTTTAGCGCTTTTAGAGACAACTTCAAATCCATTAATTTTATCTTTAGGAGCAAAAGAAACCGCAACGCAACGCTTAAATCTTGCCCAATCTTTTAATCCAATTGGATCAATCACAGGAATGATGGTTGCTCAGTTTGTCGTGTTAAGTCAAATAAAATCATCCAATTACAATGCGGAAACTTATGCAACTTTAGACGCAGCGACCAAAGCTTCCATAAAAACGGAAGATTTAAGTATCATTAGTAATCCATATTTAGGTATTGGATTTGTAGTATTACTTATTTTAATTCTCATTATTTTCACGAAAATTCCAACTGTTCAAGAACATACGAGTTTAACTTTTAAAGAATCTGTTAAAAAAATATTCTCTAAAAAAACATTCTTTCCTGGTGTTATAGCCCAAATGTTTTATGTAGGAGCACAAATTATGTGTTGGACTGCTATTTTTCAATATGTTCAATATTTAAACGAATCCACTAATAGTAATATTAATGCAACCTATATGAATATGCTTGCCATGGGGATTTTTCTTGGGGGTCGTTTCTTAGGAACAGCATTGTTAAGCGTTTTCTCAGCACCAAGATTATTATCATTATTTGCGCTTTTAGCTATTATTTGTTGTGCAGGTGCTATTATTATTCCTGGCTTGCCTGGATTAATTTCATTGGTTTGTATTTCGTTATTCATGTCTATTATGTTCCCAACAATTTATGGTATCGCTTTAAAAGACATGGGAGATGAAGCAAAAGTAGGTTCTGCTTTTTTAGTAATGGCAATTGTTGGAGGAGCTATTTTTCCTTTAATGCAAGGAGCAATTATTGATATAGGAGGTGATAATTTAGCCGATACTTTAATATTAGGTGTTCCAGAAGTAAAGTTTTCTTTTATAATGCCAATGATTTGTATTGCTGTTGTTGGTCTTTACGGTTTATATGCCGCCAAAGTTGATAAAAAATCTTAA
- a CDS encoding aldo/keto reductase, which yields MSTEPTYIKGDHKKSEFFNNQSRLVLGCSGLGGVWRPIEEKDAVETLMYALEHGVRVFDTAPSYNRSQEFLGKTLKQWTSEKPFISTKVGRLKADKADDCIVDYSPETMRKSVYESLETLGLNHIDLLFLHEPHLVPVNKMDEIMDCLNSFKKEGIIKSLGIGGNPIERFYPHMIKENFDVLSGFLKLDACNLSSFDNDIPQIQKENIGYYAASALHMGLLGSRLEQYANERPNNEWITNLDVDTAFKINDIAIENDITLSRLALRYVFSIKEADRVVVGPTTKDQLIDLLNAWDEGKLSESIFNDITNIILNLK from the coding sequence GTGAGTACAGAACCAACATATATAAAAGGTGACCATAAAAAAAGTGAGTTTTTTAATAACCAAAGCAGGCTAGTTTTAGGTTGTTCTGGTCTAGGAGGAGTTTGGAGACCAATAGAAGAAAAAGATGCTGTTGAAACTTTAATGTATGCGTTAGAACATGGCGTGCGGGTTTTTGACACCGCACCATCCTATAACCGATCGCAGGAATTTTTAGGAAAAACCTTAAAACAATGGACTAGCGAAAAGCCGTTTATAAGCACTAAAGTGGGCAGGTTAAAGGCGGATAAAGCTGATGATTGCATTGTTGATTATTCTCCAGAAACCATGCGAAAAAGTGTTTATGAGAGTTTAGAAACGCTTGGATTGAATCATATTGACTTACTGTTTTTACATGAGCCACACCTCGTTCCAGTAAATAAAATGGATGAAATCATGGATTGTTTAAATAGCTTTAAAAAAGAAGGCATTATAAAATCTTTGGGCATTGGAGGAAATCCGATCGAAAGATTTTATCCCCACATGATAAAAGAAAACTTTGATGTGTTATCTGGGTTTTTAAAACTGGATGCCTGTAACCTTTCTAGTTTTGATAACGACATTCCTCAAATTCAAAAAGAAAACATAGGCTATTATGCCGCTTCAGCTTTGCATATGGGCTTATTGGGAAGCCGTTTAGAGCAATACGCGAATGAGCGCCCCAATAACGAATGGATTACCAATTTAGATGTTGATACAGCCTTCAAAATAAATGATATCGCAATAGAAAACGACATAACTTTATCCAGACTGGCATTGAGATATGTGTTTTCAATAAAAGAAGCAGACCGCGTAGTTGTTGGTCCAACAACCAAAGACCAATTAATTGATTTATTAAATGCGTGGGATGAAGGCAAACTGTCAGAATCTATATTTAATGATATTACAAATATCATACTCAATTTAAAATAA
- a CDS encoding zinc-binding alcohol dehydrogenase family protein: MKYIVCEKPGEFLLKEKEAPVRKENEALLQINKVGICGTDLHAYGGNQAFFTYPRILGHELASVVLEIGDNPKGIKAGDKVVVMPYLSCGKCIACRNGKTNCCTNISVLGVHGDGGMQEQITIPADILLLANNLSDDQMAIVEPLAIGAHAVRRANIQHNEIVAVVGCGPIGIGIMKLAQIAGAKVIAIDMNEQRLAYAKEKIGVDYIVKAGKDAADEISKITNGDLCTAVFDASGNKFALEACPDYMSHGGRFVLVGLSKGELTYTHPKIHAKEMTLMCSRNATTEDFEHVISVLDQFPTESFITHNVPFTEMISHFDSWLKPEAGVIKATVNFKV; the protein is encoded by the coding sequence ATGAAATATATAGTATGCGAAAAACCAGGAGAGTTTCTATTAAAAGAAAAAGAAGCACCTGTTAGAAAAGAAAACGAAGCCTTATTACAGATCAATAAAGTTGGTATTTGTGGTACCGATCTTCATGCGTATGGAGGCAATCAGGCCTTTTTTACCTATCCTAGAATCTTAGGTCACGAATTGGCTTCCGTAGTTTTAGAAATTGGAGATAATCCAAAAGGCATTAAAGCTGGCGATAAAGTTGTGGTAATGCCATATTTAAGTTGTGGCAAATGTATAGCTTGTAGAAACGGAAAGACAAATTGTTGTACCAATATTTCGGTTTTAGGTGTTCATGGAGATGGCGGAATGCAAGAGCAAATTACGATTCCTGCAGATATTTTACTGCTTGCAAACAACTTATCCGATGACCAAATGGCGATTGTAGAACCACTTGCCATTGGAGCACATGCTGTGCGACGAGCAAATATACAACACAATGAAATTGTTGCCGTAGTTGGTTGTGGTCCTATTGGAATTGGCATTATGAAATTAGCACAAATTGCAGGCGCAAAAGTAATTGCTATAGATATGAACGAACAGCGATTAGCCTATGCTAAAGAAAAAATCGGTGTCGATTATATTGTAAAAGCTGGAAAAGATGCTGCAGATGAAATTTCAAAAATCACAAATGGCGATTTATGTACAGCTGTATTTGATGCTTCGGGAAATAAATTTGCTTTAGAAGCTTGTCCTGACTACATGTCGCATGGTGGTCGTTTTGTTTTGGTTGGACTCTCAAAAGGAGAATTAACCTATACACATCCCAAAATACATGCTAAAGAAATGACCTTGATGTGCAGTAGAAATGCAACTACAGAAGATTTTGAGCATGTAATTAGTGTTTTAGATCAATTTCCAACAGAATCATTTATTACACATAATGTTCCTTTTACCGAAATGATAAGCCATTTTGATAGTTGGTTAAAACCAGAAGCAGGTGTCATCAAAGCTACAGTGAACTTCAAAGTATAA
- a CDS encoding tagaturonate reductase, whose translation MDTLNRKTKSVNTYTERIIQFGEGNFLRAFADWMIHEMNKKANFDGGVVVVQPIDQGLVQLLNDQDGLYTLYLNGIKNGKAISEHEIIDCIQRSINPYENNVAYLANAENPDVRFVISNTTEAGISYNENDKLNDSPQSSFPGKLTALLYKRFQTFKGASDKGLIIIPCELIDKNGDNLKRIILQYASDWKLGKDFVAWINNDNIFCNTLVDRIVPGYPRDKMEAITKELGYKDNLVVEGEQFHLWVIEGPETVKKEFPSEACGLNVLFTNNMEPYRTRKVRILNGAHTALVPVGYLYGIDRVRESLGDPVVGTFLKEALFQNICPTLDLPDDELKQFSSDVLDRFRNPYLEHELMSISLNSVSKYKTRVLPSVLEYVKRKNTLPSHLLFSLAALIAFYKGDRNGTTIALKDDASVLEFFEKQWKTNDASSVAKATLSNVDFWGTDLIQIEGLEKEVAQHLESIIKNGMKSALNTFLN comes from the coding sequence ATGGATACATTAAATAGAAAAACAAAATCAGTAAACACTTATACTGAACGGATTATACAATTCGGAGAAGGTAACTTTTTAAGGGCATTCGCCGATTGGATGATTCACGAAATGAACAAAAAAGCTAATTTCGATGGTGGAGTTGTCGTTGTGCAACCCATAGACCAAGGTTTGGTGCAACTATTGAACGATCAAGATGGTTTATATACCTTATATCTTAATGGTATAAAAAATGGAAAAGCGATAAGTGAACATGAAATCATTGATTGTATCCAACGAAGCATAAATCCGTATGAAAATAATGTTGCGTATTTGGCAAATGCTGAAAATCCGGATGTAAGATTTGTGATTTCAAACACTACGGAAGCTGGAATTTCTTATAATGAAAATGATAAATTAAACGATTCGCCTCAATCTAGTTTTCCCGGGAAATTGACCGCTTTATTATACAAAAGGTTTCAAACATTTAAAGGTGCTTCCGATAAAGGATTGATTATTATTCCATGCGAATTGATTGATAAAAATGGAGACAATCTAAAACGCATTATTCTTCAATATGCTTCCGATTGGAAACTTGGCAAAGATTTTGTGGCTTGGATTAACAACGACAATATTTTCTGCAACACCTTAGTCGATAGAATTGTACCAGGTTATCCTAGAGATAAAATGGAAGCGATAACAAAAGAACTAGGTTATAAAGATAATTTGGTAGTTGAAGGCGAACAATTCCATCTTTGGGTCATTGAAGGTCCTGAAACTGTGAAAAAAGAATTTCCTTCTGAAGCTTGCGGACTGAATGTGCTTTTCACAAATAACATGGAACCTTACAGAACACGAAAAGTCCGTATTTTAAATGGCGCACACACTGCTCTAGTGCCAGTTGGTTATTTATATGGTATTGATCGCGTGCGTGAATCATTGGGAGATCCTGTTGTTGGCACATTTTTAAAGGAAGCATTGTTCCAAAATATTTGTCCGACGTTGGATTTACCAGATGACGAACTCAAACAATTTTCAAGTGATGTTTTAGATCGTTTTAGAAATCCATATTTGGAGCATGAACTAATGAGTATTTCATTGAATTCTGTTTCAAAATATAAAACACGTGTTTTACCTTCTGTTTTAGAATACGTTAAAAGAAAAAACACTTTGCCATCACATTTATTGTTTTCGTTAGCGGCTTTAATCGCATTTTATAAAGGCGATAGAAACGGAACTACAATCGCTTTGAAAGACGATGCTTCTGTTTTAGAATTCTTTGAAAAGCAATGGAAAACCAATGATGCATCAAGCGTGGCAAAAGCTACTTTATCCAATGTAGATTTCTGGGGAACTGATTTAATACAAATTGAAGGATTAGAAAAAGAAGTCGCTCAACATTTAGAATCCATCATTAAAAACGGAATGAAATCTGCCTTAAATACATTTTTAAATTAA
- a CDS encoding UxaA family hydrolase, translating to MSKNYVQIDPKDNIIVAITYLPKNTFVDVAGKTFTLQEDIKQKHKFALNDFNVGDELFMYGVLIGKAVLPIQKGTAITIENVKHASAEFNDSKEKFSWSAPDASNFKGRTFSGYHRKDGKVGTANYWLVIPLTFCENRNIDVLEGALSEKLGYQTKKDFAVDTDALISQYKSGASTEDIYNTPIITTKEEMSKNRLFPNVDGIKFLKHDGGCGGIRQDSETLCKLLAGYIANPNVAGATIFSLGCQNAQIEMMQNALKTIAPSCDKTVHYLEQQKSTSERNLIEEAVKHTFTGLIEANKIVRQPAPLSKLVLGLECGGSDGFSGISANPALGYASDLLVALGGSPVLSEFPELNGVEQEIINRCETEEDSNKFYDLMRAYSAAAVAVGSGFENNPSPGNIKDGLITDAMKSAGAAKKGGTSPVVQVLDYTEQATKPGLNLLCTPGNDVESTTGLVGSGCNVVVFTTGLGTPTGNPVAPVLKMSSNTNLYERMNDIIDINAGTVITGEDTIESMGEKILDHIIKVASGEVASKAVLHGNNDFIPWKRGVSL from the coding sequence ATGTCAAAGAATTATGTTCAAATAGACCCTAAAGACAACATCATAGTTGCCATAACATATTTGCCTAAAAACACTTTTGTAGATGTGGCTGGCAAAACCTTCACGTTACAGGAAGATATTAAGCAAAAACACAAATTCGCGCTTAACGATTTTAATGTTGGTGACGAACTTTTTATGTATGGTGTTTTAATAGGAAAAGCAGTACTGCCTATTCAAAAAGGTACAGCGATTACCATTGAAAATGTAAAACATGCTTCCGCAGAATTCAACGATTCTAAAGAAAAATTTTCGTGGTCTGCACCCGATGCTTCCAACTTTAAAGGTCGAACTTTTAGCGGTTATCACAGAAAAGATGGCAAAGTAGGAACCGCAAACTATTGGTTAGTCATTCCTTTGACATTTTGTGAAAACAGAAATATTGATGTTTTAGAAGGTGCTTTATCTGAAAAATTAGGATACCAAACTAAAAAAGATTTTGCCGTTGATACGGATGCTTTAATTAGCCAATACAAATCAGGTGCAAGCACAGAAGACATATACAATACACCAATTATTACTACCAAAGAAGAAATGTCAAAAAATAGGCTATTTCCAAATGTAGATGGTATAAAATTTTTAAAACACGATGGTGGTTGTGGTGGTATTCGTCAAGATTCCGAAACCTTGTGTAAACTTTTAGCAGGTTATATTGCAAATCCAAATGTTGCTGGTGCTACTATTTTTAGTTTAGGTTGTCAAAATGCACAAATAGAAATGATGCAAAATGCCCTAAAAACCATTGCTCCTTCTTGTGACAAAACAGTTCATTATTTGGAACAACAAAAAAGTACTAGCGAAAGAAATTTAATTGAGGAAGCGGTAAAGCATACTTTTACAGGATTAATAGAAGCAAATAAAATAGTTAGACAACCAGCACCATTAAGTAAACTTGTTTTAGGATTGGAATGCGGTGGATCTGATGGCTTTTCTGGAATTTCTGCAAATCCAGCTTTAGGTTATGCATCCGATTTATTGGTTGCTTTAGGAGGTAGCCCTGTATTGTCTGAGTTCCCAGAATTAAATGGTGTGGAACAGGAAATCATCAATAGATGTGAAACCGAAGAAGATTCTAATAAATTTTATGATTTGATGCGCGCATATTCTGCAGCAGCTGTGGCTGTTGGTTCTGGATTTGAAAATAATCCATCGCCTGGAAATATAAAAGACGGTTTAATTACCGATGCCATGAAATCTGCAGGAGCAGCTAAAAAAGGTGGTACATCGCCTGTTGTACAGGTTTTAGACTATACAGAACAGGCTACAAAACCAGGTTTAAATTTATTATGCACACCAGGAAATGATGTAGAATCTACCACAGGTTTGGTTGGTTCGGGTTGCAATGTGGTGGTTTTTACTACTGGATTGGGAACACCAACTGGAAATCCTGTTGCACCAGTACTTAAAATGTCGAGCAATACCAATCTATATGAGCGCATGAATGATATTATAGACATTAATGCAGGCACCGTAATTACAGGAGAAGACACGATTGAATCTATGGGAGAAAAAATATTGGATCATATTATTAAGGTCGCAAGTGGAGAAGTTGCTTCAAAAGCAGTTTTACACGGAAATAATGATTTTATTCCTTGGAAAAGAGGGGTTTCTTTGTAA
- a CDS encoding L-rhamnose mutarotase — protein MSTKRFCFSCDLKDDSKLIAEYKEYHAVGKAWPEITKSIKDAGIVNMEIYLVGNRMFMIMEVDETFDPIKKDEMDANNLKVQEWENLMWKYQQELPWAKNGEKWMALEKIFQL, from the coding sequence ATGAGTACAAAAAGATTTTGTTTCTCTTGCGATTTAAAAGACGATTCTAAACTAATTGCAGAGTATAAAGAATACCATGCCGTTGGCAAAGCATGGCCCGAAATAACCAAAAGCATAAAAGATGCAGGTATTGTGAATATGGAAATTTATCTTGTTGGAAACCGTATGTTTATGATTATGGAAGTGGATGAAACTTTTGACCCTATTAAAAAAGACGAAATGGATGCGAACAATCTAAAAGTACAAGAATGGGAAAACCTAATGTGGAAGTATCAGCAAGAATTACCTTGGGCAAAAAATGGAGAAAAATGGATGGCTTTGGAAAAAATATTTCAATTATAA
- a CDS encoding sugar kinase — MKKVITFGEIMLRLAPPGFLRFSQANNFDVVYGGGESNVAVSLANYGVAVGFVTRLPKNDIGECAMMEMRKRGVGVDKIVYGGDRLGIYFLETGAVSRGSKVVYDRAHSAIAEIESGMINWDEVFEGAEWFHWTGITPAISQGAADVCLEAVKAASKLGITISTDLNYRAKLWQYGGDREAIMTELTSYCDVILGNEEDAEKHFNIKPEGLDITTQGHDVKAEAFLSVCKQMMEKFPKAKKVITTLRGSISASHNTWAGVLYDGKKMYETRQYQITDIVDRVGGGDSFMGGLIYGLLKYPKDDQNALDFAVAASALKHTIKGDANLVTVDEVQKLMGGDASGRVAR, encoded by the coding sequence ATGAAAAAAGTTATCACATTCGGAGAGATTATGCTACGCTTAGCACCTCCGGGATTTTTGAGATTTTCTCAAGCCAACAACTTCGATGTAGTCTATGGTGGCGGAGAATCAAATGTAGCCGTTTCTTTGGCTAATTATGGTGTTGCGGTAGGTTTTGTTACCCGTTTACCAAAAAATGACATTGGTGAATGTGCGATGATGGAAATGCGAAAAAGAGGTGTTGGCGTTGATAAAATTGTATATGGTGGCGACCGTTTGGGAATTTACTTTTTAGAAACCGGTGCTGTATCTAGAGGATCTAAAGTGGTTTATGATAGAGCACATTCCGCTATAGCGGAAATAGAATCAGGTATGATTAATTGGGACGAAGTTTTTGAAGGGGCTGAATGGTTTCATTGGACAGGAATCACCCCAGCAATTTCTCAAGGAGCAGCTGATGTTTGTTTAGAAGCCGTAAAAGCAGCAAGCAAATTAGGAATAACCATTTCAACAGATTTAAATTACCGAGCAAAATTGTGGCAATATGGTGGCGATCGCGAAGCAATCATGACCGAATTAACCAGTTACTGTGATGTGATTTTAGGTAATGAAGAAGATGCTGAAAAACACTTCAATATCAAACCAGAAGGATTAGATATTACAACCCAAGGTCATGATGTAAAAGCAGAAGCCTTTTTATCGGTTTGCAAACAGATGATGGAAAAATTCCCTAAAGCAAAAAAAGTAATTACCACCTTAAGAGGTTCTATTTCAGCTTCGCACAATACTTGGGCAGGTGTTTTATATGATGGTAAGAAAATGTATGAAACCCGTCAGTATCAAATTACCGACATCGTTGATCGCGTTGGAGGAGGAGATAGTTTTATGGGAGGATTGATTTACGGATTATTAAAATACCCTAAAGATGATCAAAATGCTTTGGATTTTGCAGTTGCAGCATCGGCATTAAAACACACGATCAAAGGAGATGCGAATTTAGTAACCGTTGACGAAGTACAAAAATTAATGGGTGGAGATGCCTCTGGTAGAGTTGCCCGATAA